In uncultured Cohaesibacter sp., a genomic segment contains:
- a CDS encoding pitrilysin family protein: protein MSRPQAALLRQATIRDAINQSRQYRARRGVHGKAKSVALAASSGESAVRWLAMTLLASLLLMVHWGEARATEIQRVISDAGIEAWLVEDNTVPIIAMDFSFAGGSTQDPSGKAGTAAMLSSLLDEGADDMDSQAFQTALEENAIKLSFDAGRDRFYGSLRTLTPNRQLAFDLLAKALQKPLFDAEPIERMRAQWIVSAKQELTDPDSIAARALREAAFGDHPYGIDPEGSQESLAAITRDDILAMHKNIFTRQGLKIGVVGAIDAESLKAMLDAVFAPLPASGTLLPVEDLDLTKTGEFHVDFATPQTKINFAMPGIDRHDEDFYAAYIVNHILGGGSFSSRLYNEIREKRGLAYGVYSYLADYDHVQILAGGMATRTDNTDQALLLVKQEIHRLGNEGPTEEELESAKKYLIGSYPLRFDSSSKISRQLVGIQEEDLGIDYFDKRNTYMEKVTLEDAKRAAKRLLDPSKLLIVTVGQQIKHASAEPQASGKAAPALAKAVAPANDNDAKRKVIAN from the coding sequence ATGTCCAGACCACAGGCCGCACTCTTGCGCCAGGCAACGATCCGAGATGCCATCAATCAGTCGCGCCAATACAGAGCCCGGAGGGGCGTTCATGGCAAGGCAAAGTCTGTTGCTCTTGCCGCCTCCTCAGGAGAATCAGCTGTACGCTGGCTGGCAATGACCCTTCTGGCCAGCCTTCTGCTAATGGTCCACTGGGGCGAGGCTCGGGCCACCGAAATCCAGCGTGTGATCAGCGATGCGGGCATTGAAGCCTGGCTGGTCGAAGACAATACCGTCCCCATCATCGCGATGGATTTCTCCTTTGCCGGTGGCAGCACACAGGATCCCTCGGGCAAGGCCGGTACGGCAGCCATGCTTTCCAGCCTGCTTGATGAAGGGGCCGACGACATGGACAGTCAGGCCTTTCAGACCGCACTTGAGGAAAATGCCATCAAGCTCAGCTTCGATGCTGGCAGAGACCGCTTCTATGGTTCCTTGCGCACCTTGACACCCAACAGGCAACTGGCTTTCGATCTGCTGGCCAAGGCCTTGCAGAAACCGCTTTTTGATGCGGAACCGATCGAACGCATGCGGGCGCAATGGATTGTTTCGGCAAAGCAGGAACTGACCGATCCGGATTCCATCGCCGCGCGCGCATTGCGTGAGGCAGCCTTTGGCGATCATCCCTATGGCATCGACCCTGAAGGCTCGCAGGAATCACTGGCCGCCATCACGCGGGACGACATCCTTGCGATGCACAAGAATATTTTCACCCGTCAGGGCCTGAAAATCGGTGTCGTCGGCGCGATTGATGCCGAGAGCCTGAAGGCCATGCTCGATGCGGTTTTCGCCCCCCTGCCCGCCAGCGGCACCCTGCTCCCCGTGGAGGATCTGGATCTGACCAAGACGGGCGAATTCCATGTGGATTTCGCCACGCCGCAAACCAAGATCAATTTCGCCATGCCCGGCATCGACCGTCATGACGAAGATTTCTATGCCGCCTATATCGTCAATCACATTCTGGGGGGCGGCTCCTTTTCTTCCCGCCTCTATAACGAGATCCGTGAGAAACGCGGCCTCGCCTATGGCGTCTACAGCTATCTGGCCGATTATGATCATGTCCAGATTCTGGCTGGCGGCATGGCGACGCGAACCGACAATACCGATCAGGCCCTGTTGCTGGTCAAGCAGGAGATCCACCGCCTCGGCAATGAAGGCCCGACCGAAGAGGAACTGGAGTCGGCCAAGAAATATCTGATTGGCAGCTATCCCCTGCGCTTTGACAGCTCTTCCAAGATTTCGCGCCAGCTGGTCGGCATTCAGGAAGAGGATCTCGGCATCGACTATTTCGACAAGCGCAACACCTATATGGAAAAAGTCACGCTGGAAGATGCCAAGCGCGCCGCCAAGCGGTTGCTTGATCCGTCAAAGCTGCTGATCGTGACCGTCGGTCAGCAGATCAAGCATGCCAGCGCTGAGCCGCAGGCATCGGGCAAAGCCGCTCCGGCTCTGGCCAAGGCGGTGGCTCCGGCCAATGACAATGACGCAAAACGCAAGGTCATAGCCAACTGA
- a CDS encoding insulinase family protein: protein MRGQGFSLNRSIHRSLMVMLMTGSLFGSLMGSGALALAGQSADTAAGDIALASQPTAAALGQAMGTGLAELPQFGANFYTFQLENGMQVVVIPDHRAPVVTHMVWYKAGAADEKPGTSGIAHFLEHLMFKGTKAHPDGEFSKIVASLGGEENAFTTQDYTAYYQRVAKQHLGLMMELEADRMANLQLTDEQVKPELKVILEERAMRIDSNPSALLSESLDAALYRNHPYGIPVIGWEHEMEQLDRQDAIDWYNEFYTPNNAILVVAGDITEDEVRTLAQENYGKVERRAEPKARIRPHEPPQRTARSLTFSDERVNQASVRQAYMTPSDHTAQNGEAEALELLGYILGSGTNSRLYQSLVVGQKIAISAGAYYQGTGLDDTSMTFYGTPAPNYNVGDVLAEIRSQIDKIIKDGVSDEEIARAKRSLLAQTFYAQDNQAALARIVGTALSSGMSLDDLRKWPEHLAAVTSDQIVAVAKKYLQENSSVTGYLLPPGVNAFASAKGTEGAKECSNMDQQIPKAREMSYPKDPPRVSQKVPNPQSRPQGKPKPKPDANKQAAPSSASEE from the coding sequence ATGCGAGGACAAGGTTTCTCACTTAATCGCTCGATACATCGCTCCTTGATGGTCATGCTGATGACTGGTAGCCTTTTTGGCAGCCTTATGGGCAGCGGAGCGCTGGCGCTGGCAGGCCAGAGCGCCGATACGGCCGCCGGAGACATTGCCCTTGCATCACAACCAACCGCCGCCGCTCTTGGTCAGGCGATGGGCACGGGGCTGGCGGAGTTGCCGCAGTTCGGCGCCAATTTCTACACCTTCCAGCTGGAAAATGGCATGCAGGTGGTGGTGATCCCGGATCACCGCGCACCCGTGGTAACGCATATGGTCTGGTACAAGGCCGGAGCCGCAGACGAAAAGCCGGGCACATCTGGCATCGCCCATTTTCTTGAGCATCTGATGTTCAAGGGCACCAAGGCTCATCCGGATGGTGAATTCTCCAAGATTGTCGCCTCTCTGGGCGGCGAGGAGAATGCTTTTACCACTCAGGATTATACCGCCTATTATCAGCGCGTGGCCAAACAGCATCTCGGTCTGATGATGGAGCTGGAAGCCGACCGTATGGCCAACCTGCAACTGACTGACGAGCAGGTCAAACCGGAGTTGAAGGTCATTCTGGAAGAACGCGCCATGCGGATTGACAGCAACCCGAGCGCCCTTTTGAGCGAATCTCTGGACGCTGCGCTCTATCGCAATCATCCCTATGGTATTCCGGTCATCGGCTGGGAGCATGAGATGGAGCAGCTCGACCGGCAGGATGCGATTGACTGGTATAATGAATTCTACACCCCCAACAATGCCATATTGGTGGTGGCCGGTGATATCACCGAAGATGAAGTGCGCACTCTGGCGCAAGAGAATTATGGCAAGGTGGAAAGACGGGCCGAGCCGAAGGCGCGTATTCGCCCTCATGAGCCGCCCCAGCGCACAGCGCGCAGCCTGACCTTCTCTGACGAACGGGTCAATCAGGCGAGCGTCCGACAGGCCTATATGACGCCATCGGATCATACGGCACAGAATGGAGAGGCCGAGGCGCTCGAACTGCTGGGCTATATTCTGGGATCGGGCACCAACTCGCGCCTTTATCAATCGCTTGTGGTCGGGCAGAAAATTGCCATCTCGGCGGGCGCCTATTATCAGGGTACCGGTCTTGATGACACCAGCATGACATTCTACGGCACGCCTGCTCCCAACTATAATGTCGGCGACGTGCTGGCAGAGATTCGCAGCCAGATAGACAAGATCATCAAGGATGGCGTGAGCGATGAGGAGATTGCACGGGCCAAGCGCTCGCTGCTGGCACAGACTTTCTATGCCCAGGACAATCAGGCCGCACTCGCAAGAATCGTCGGCACGGCCCTTTCCTCCGGCATGAGCCTTGATGACCTGCGCAAATGGCCAGAGCATCTGGCTGCGGTCACCTCCGATCAGATCGTGGCGGTTGCCAAGAAATATCTGCAGGAAAACAGCTCGGTCACCGGCTATCTGTTGCCACCCGGGGTCAATGCCTTCGCTTCGGCCAAGGGGACCGAGGGGGCAAAGGAATGCAGCAACATGGATCAGCAGATCCCGAAAGCACGCGAGATGAGCTATCCGAAAGACCCTCCACGCGTCTCCCAAAAGGTGCCGAACCCGCAGTCGCGGCCGCAGGGCAAGCCAAAGCCGAAACCAGATGCCAACAAACAGGCTGCGCCAAGCAGCGCTTCTGAAGAATAA
- a CDS encoding AtpZ/AtpI family protein has translation MSGKKYTEVQGDPIQGNEDRKLDNRRETLDAELAKLREGQATKKRAQLESGQNNGLAMAWRLGSEFVAGVLVGTAVGWLLDEWLGIRPWGMIIFLLLGFLAGMLNLLRSAGKMPPPGA, from the coding sequence ATGTCCGGTAAAAAATATACGGAAGTTCAAGGGGACCCCATACAGGGCAATGAAGACCGGAAGCTGGACAATCGTCGGGAGACTTTGGACGCCGAACTCGCCAAACTGCGCGAGGGGCAGGCGACAAAGAAGCGGGCGCAATTGGAAAGTGGGCAGAACAATGGACTTGCGATGGCTTGGCGCCTTGGTTCCGAGTTTGTGGCAGGGGTTCTGGTTGGGACTGCCGTTGGCTGGCTTCTGGATGAATGGCTTGGGATAAGGCCTTGGGGGATGATCATTTTCCTTTTGCTCGGTTTCCTCGCCGGAATGCTGAATTTGCTGCGCTCGGCAGGCAAGATGCCGCCTCCGGGAGCTTGA
- a CDS encoding F0F1 ATP synthase subunit A: MTDPAVDPIHQFQIHDIFTLGEVGGVKFAMTNSSLFMIAIVVLISAFLILSTSGRGLVPTRWQSAAELMYELVASTLRSSAGTEGMRFFPFVFSIFAFVLTANVLGLVPYFMTVTSHLVITAALALLVIFTVIVYGLMRNGLGFFKLFLPSGLPAAIAPFIAIIEVLSFLSRPVSLSLRLFGNMLAGHIVLKVFAGFIVTLTAAGVGGWFAGILPLGMTVALTALETLVAVLQAYVFTILTCVYLNDAIHPSH, translated from the coding sequence GTGACAGATCCCGCTGTTGATCCGATTCATCAGTTCCAGATCCATGATATTTTCACTCTGGGCGAAGTCGGTGGTGTGAAGTTCGCAATGACGAACTCCTCCCTTTTCATGATCGCAATCGTCGTTCTGATTTCCGCGTTCCTGATTCTGTCTACCTCTGGCCGTGGACTTGTTCCCACGCGCTGGCAGTCTGCCGCAGAGCTGATGTATGAGCTGGTCGCGAGCACCCTGCGCAGTTCAGCTGGCACCGAGGGGATGCGCTTCTTCCCGTTCGTCTTTTCGATCTTCGCTTTCGTGCTGACAGCCAACGTTCTTGGCCTCGTGCCTTACTTCATGACGGTTACCAGCCATCTGGTCATTACGGCTGCACTGGCATTGCTCGTCATCTTTACCGTGATCGTCTACGGTCTCATGCGCAACGGACTGGGCTTCTTCAAGCTGTTTTTGCCTTCTGGTCTGCCTGCTGCAATCGCACCGTTCATCGCCATTATTGAAGTGCTATCCTTCCTGTCGCGTCCGGTTTCCCTTTCCTTGCGTCTGTTCGGCAACATGCTTGCCGGTCACATCGTGCTGAAAGTGTTCGCCGGCTTCATTGTCACCCTGACAGCGGCAGGCGTCGGGGGCTGGTTTGCCGGCATTCTTCCGCTCGGCATGACTGTTGCCCTGACGGCACTGGAAACTCTGGTCGCAGTTTTGCAGGCCTATGTATTCACGATCCTCACATGTGTTTATCTCAACGACGCAATTCATCCGTCACACTGA
- a CDS encoding F0F1 ATP synthase subunit C, whose protein sequence is MDAEAAKLIGAGIACIGMAGAGIGVGTIFGNYLTGALRNPSAAASQFTNALVGAALAEGLGIFSLVVAFLLMFVV, encoded by the coding sequence ATGGATGCAGAAGCAGCAAAGCTGATTGGTGCTGGTATCGCTTGTATTGGTATGGCTGGCGCTGGTATCGGTGTTGGTACCATCTTTGGTAACTATCTGACCGGTGCCCTGCGCAACCCGTCTGCCGCAGCCTCTCAGTTCACCAACGCTCTAGTTGGCGCAGCGCTTGCAGAAGGTCTTGGCATCTTCTCTCTCGTCGTTGCCTTCCTGCTGATGTTCGTTGTTTAA
- a CDS encoding F0F1 ATP synthase subunit B: MAQQQIDAHTEVAGHGGGEGGHSSFPPFDPSTFGSQLLWLAITFGLLYYIMSKVALPRIANILEVRRDRIASDLGEAERLKRETDEAIASYEESLAEARQKAHAIANTAREEAKTHIEAEFAKVEADVASQISDADKKIAAVKEAAMGEVDAIATSTTSAILEQILGSSVAEKEIAKAVDTAKAN; the protein is encoded by the coding sequence ATGGCGCAACAGCAGATCGATGCGCATACAGAAGTAGCCGGACACGGCGGAGGAGAAGGCGGGCATTCATCGTTCCCTCCTTTTGATCCATCGACTTTTGGATCTCAGCTTCTGTGGTTGGCCATCACCTTCGGGCTGCTCTACTATATTATGTCCAAGGTGGCTTTGCCACGGATCGCCAATATTCTGGAAGTGCGGCGCGATCGCATCGCCAGTGATCTTGGTGAGGCAGAGCGTTTGAAGCGTGAGACCGATGAAGCGATCGCTTCCTATGAAGAGTCCTTGGCTGAAGCGCGTCAGAAAGCTCACGCTATTGCCAATACCGCTCGTGAGGAAGCAAAGACTCATATCGAAGCCGAATTTGCCAAGGTAGAGGCCGACGTAGCCAGCCAGATTTCCGACGCGGACAAGAAGATCGCCGCTGTCAAGGAAGCTGCCATGGGCGAAGTCGACGCCATCGCCACGAGCACCACGTCAGCCATTCTGGAACAGATTCTCGGCTCCAGCGTTGCTGAAAAAGAGATTGCCAAGGCAGTTGATACTGCCAAGGCGAACTGA
- a CDS encoding F0F1 ATP synthase subunit B, whose product MGTNTLWAFIGLLIFVGIILKMGVPAMIAGALDKRAKAIEDELDQARRLREEAQALLAEYQRKAREAESEAEEIVMLAKREAEAMEKEAQAKITDFVARRTKLAEDKIAQAEATAISEVKGAATDLAIKAAEKILTKKMDGKAGKDLLKASIAEVGSKLH is encoded by the coding sequence ATGGGTACAAATACATTATGGGCCTTTATCGGTCTCCTTATCTTTGTTGGCATCATCCTGAAAATGGGTGTTCCCGCCATGATCGCCGGTGCATTGGACAAACGCGCCAAGGCAATCGAAGACGAGCTTGATCAGGCCCGCCGCCTGCGCGAGGAAGCTCAGGCTCTGCTTGCGGAATATCAGCGCAAGGCGCGCGAAGCCGAAAGCGAAGCGGAAGAAATCGTGATGCTCGCCAAGCGCGAAGCAGAAGCGATGGAAAAAGAGGCTCAGGCCAAGATTACCGATTTCGTGGCACGCCGCACCAAACTGGCCGAAGACAAGATCGCACAGGCCGAGGCAACCGCTATCAGCGAAGTCAAGGGCGCTGCTACCGATCTTGCCATCAAGGCTGCGGAGAAGATCCTGACCAAGAAGATGGATGGCAAGGCTGGCAAAGACCTGCTCAAGGCCTCCATTGCCGAAGTCGGCTCCAAGCTGCATTAA
- a CDS encoding TetR/AcrR family transcriptional regulator encodes MTSNSKKPGEGKRNTREVILEIAEQEIAVNGVEGFRLKDVAEKVGIQLPSLYAHFAGRKELLEALTDEFLGKLYALYKELSALPPREALLASADRTIDLYLAKRGYARLLLYDFPAPNKNSILANSEDKIIEIVNLIEETIQRGVAEKTVRNISAELFLSFRLGLTLFPLFMRLDRNGGDMVTDREIISTIKREANFLLAHFISVR; translated from the coding sequence ATGACATCAAACAGTAAAAAGCCCGGCGAAGGCAAGCGCAATACCAGAGAGGTCATCCTGGAAATTGCCGAGCAGGAAATTGCAGTCAACGGTGTTGAAGGTTTTCGATTGAAGGATGTGGCCGAGAAGGTTGGCATCCAGCTTCCTTCTTTATATGCCCATTTCGCTGGGCGGAAGGAATTGCTCGAGGCTTTGACCGACGAGTTTCTCGGCAAGCTTTATGCGCTTTATAAGGAATTGTCGGCTCTCCCGCCCAGAGAGGCCTTGCTCGCCAGCGCTGATCGTACGATTGATCTTTATCTGGCCAAGCGTGGCTATGCCCGCCTGCTGCTGTATGATTTCCCGGCTCCAAACAAGAATTCGATCCTTGCGAATAGCGAGGACAAGATCATCGAGATCGTCAATCTGATTGAAGAGACAATCCAGCGCGGGGTGGCCGAAAAGACGGTAAGGAATATTTCCGCAGAGCTGTTCCTGTCCTTCAGGCTTGGTCTTACGCTGTTTCCTTTGTTCATGCGCCTTGACAGGAACGGGGGAGACATGGTTACTGATCGGGAGATCATCAGTACCATCAAGCGCGAGGCCAATTTCCTGCTGGCCCATTTCATATCTGTGCGCTGA
- a CDS encoding LysE/ArgO family amino acid transporter encodes MMTTGFSAPLVQGFLLGASLIIAIGAQNAFVLRLGLQRLHILPVVLICSFSDAVLIAAGVAGMGTLVRQSHLLLTIITWGGFAFLVVYGLQAFIRAFKSSGMHVSKGQSISLRNAIFTVLAFTYLNPHVYLDTVMLVGSLSARWPGIQQLYFAIGAITASFVWFFALGYGARILTPLFERAIAWRILDFLIGLIMWMLAWSLIHSAL; translated from the coding sequence ATGATGACCACCGGTTTCTCGGCTCCGCTCGTGCAGGGCTTTCTGCTAGGCGCTTCACTCATCATAGCCATCGGGGCGCAGAATGCCTTTGTTTTGCGGCTCGGTCTGCAAAGATTGCATATTCTGCCCGTGGTTCTGATTTGCTCCTTTTCCGATGCCGTTCTGATCGCCGCTGGCGTTGCCGGGATGGGTACGCTGGTTCGCCAGTCCCATTTGCTTTTGACCATCATCACATGGGGCGGTTTCGCCTTTCTGGTCGTCTATGGTCTTCAGGCCTTCATTCGTGCCTTTAAAAGTTCCGGCATGCATGTGAGCAAGGGACAGAGCATCAGCCTCAGGAATGCCATCTTCACCGTGCTGGCCTTCACCTATCTCAATCCGCATGTCTATCTGGATACGGTGATGCTGGTGGGAAGCCTTTCGGCTCGCTGGCCCGGCATTCAGCAGCTGTATTTCGCCATTGGAGCGATCACCGCTTCCTTTGTCTGGTTTTTCGCTCTCGGATATGGCGCCAGAATCCTCACGCCGCTCTTTGAGCGGGCAATCGCCTGGCGCATTCTGGATTTTCTCATCGGACTGATCATGTGGATGCTGGCCTGGTCATTGATCCATAGCGCGCTTTAA
- the pdxH gene encoding pyridoxamine 5'-phosphate oxidase, producing the protein MSGNFTEANKPLELFSSWLAEAEASEPNDPNAMAVATVDESGMPNVRMVLLKEYSEKGFVFYTNFESTKGRELLASHKTALLFHWKSLRRQVRIRGAVEVVSNEEADAYYDSRARGSRIGAWASKQSRPLESRFALEKAVAEYTAKFNIGRIPRPDYWSGFRVIPEEIEFWHDRNFRLHDRVVFKPVEGGWEKTRLYP; encoded by the coding sequence ATGAGTGGTAACTTTACCGAGGCAAATAAGCCTCTGGAGCTCTTTTCGAGTTGGTTAGCGGAAGCTGAAGCCAGCGAACCGAATGATCCGAACGCCATGGCTGTCGCCACGGTGGACGAAAGCGGCATGCCCAATGTGCGCATGGTGCTTTTGAAGGAATATTCCGAAAAGGGATTCGTTTTTTATACAAACTTCGAGAGCACCAAAGGGCGCGAGCTGCTTGCCAGCCACAAGACCGCCCTGCTGTTCCATTGGAAAAGTCTGCGGCGACAGGTCCGCATTCGCGGTGCTGTGGAAGTGGTCAGCAATGAAGAGGCGGATGCCTATTATGATTCCCGAGCGCGCGGAAGCCGCATCGGGGCATGGGCATCCAAACAGTCCCGACCACTGGAAAGCCGCTTTGCGCTGGAAAAGGCCGTGGCCGAATATACGGCGAAATTCAATATCGGTCGCATTCCCCGGCCTGACTATTGGTCCGGTTTCCGCGTCATTCCCGAAGAGATCGAATTCTGGCATGACCGCAATTTCCGCCTTCATGACCGGGTTGTCTTCAAACCGGTTGAGGGTGGCTGGGAAAAAACCCGGCTTTATCCGTAA
- a CDS encoding RT0821/Lpp0805 family surface protein: MTMQVRPSIVKEPDMFGHTVSASIYSAARGAVKLCMVAACCSLGACASVGFMGSDKSIDSITTGSVGISNSLLAGIDPSDWKILLDRISSFDRVALQAGEVNADWMNPETGSKGRITQVKRLPDMMNEECRSFKSSMHRVTGVENIEGQACQVPDGSWQIVGFSTGVSA, translated from the coding sequence ATGACGATGCAGGTTCGGCCATCGATTGTAAAGGAACCCGACATGTTTGGCCATACAGTCTCTGCATCTATTTACAGCGCCGCTCGCGGTGCCGTAAAGCTGTGCATGGTGGCTGCCTGTTGCTCGCTGGGGGCCTGTGCATCGGTCGGCTTCATGGGCTCGGACAAGTCAATCGATAGCATCACCACCGGTTCCGTCGGTATCTCCAACAGTCTGCTTGCCGGTATCGATCCCTCCGACTGGAAGATCCTTCTTGATCGCATTTCATCTTTCGACAGGGTTGCCCTTCAGGCCGGTGAAGTCAATGCTGACTGGATGAATCCCGAAACCGGCTCCAAGGGGCGCATCACGCAGGTCAAAAGACTGCCAGACATGATGAATGAGGAATGCCGCTCCTTCAAAAGCTCCATGCACCGGGTCACCGGCGTCGAGAATATCGAGGGGCAGGCCTGTCAGGTGCCAGATGGCAGCTGGCAGATTGTGGGCTTCTCCACCGGTGTTTCCGCCTAG
- the nadA gene encoding quinolinate synthase NadA, which produces MSMPVQPTTDFAKRAPSKAAQERGILPMPQLAYTDEVAAETAHIYEKVKHVIPSIEWPFHAPYVAAINKLKKERGAVILAHNYQTPEIFHGVADIRGDSLQLAIEAARSDASLIIQCGVHFMAETSKILCPDKTVLIPDSTAGCSLASSITADDVRALRDKYPGVPIVTYVNTSAEVKAECDICCTSSNAVQVVESLGVDRVLLVPDQYLARNVAAQTDVEVLTFAGSCEVHERFTADEIRAYRRSMPEVQVIAHPECPPEVVKEADFSGSTKGMIDWVKNNNPAKVMLITECSMADNVASETPGVDFVRPCNLCPHMKKITLPKILDSLLYMQEEVTVDPLVSEKARQAVERMINLKS; this is translated from the coding sequence ATGAGCATGCCTGTTCAGCCTACAACCGATTTTGCAAAACGTGCCCCAAGCAAGGCCGCGCAGGAGAGAGGTATCCTGCCGATGCCCCAGCTTGCCTATACCGATGAGGTGGCGGCTGAAACCGCGCATATCTATGAAAAGGTCAAGCATGTCATTCCATCGATTGAATGGCCTTTCCATGCCCCCTATGTTGCTGCGATCAACAAGCTCAAGAAAGAACGCGGCGCGGTCATTCTTGCGCATAATTATCAGACCCCCGAGATTTTTCACGGCGTGGCAGATATTCGCGGCGACAGCCTTCAGCTTGCCATTGAGGCCGCGCGCTCCGATGCGAGTCTGATCATTCAGTGCGGCGTGCATTTCATGGCGGAAACCTCAAAGATCCTGTGCCCGGACAAGACAGTGCTCATTCCTGACAGCACGGCAGGCTGTTCGCTGGCCTCTTCCATCACCGCCGATGATGTGCGCGCCTTGCGTGACAAATATCCCGGTGTACCGATCGTCACCTATGTGAACACCTCCGCTGAAGTGAAGGCGGAATGCGATATCTGTTGCACCTCGTCCAATGCGGTGCAGGTGGTCGAGAGCCTTGGCGTGGACCGGGTGCTGCTGGTTCCGGATCAGTATCTGGCGCGCAATGTCGCCGCCCAGACCGACGTCGAAGTGTTGACTTTCGCCGGCTCTTGCGAAGTGCACGAGCGCTTCACGGCCGATGAAATCCGTGCCTATCGCCGTTCCATGCCCGAAGTGCAGGTTATCGCCCATCCCGAATGCCCGCCCGAAGTGGTCAAGGAAGCCGACTTCTCCGGCTCCACCAAGGGCATGATCGATTGGGTGAAGAACAACAACCCCGCGAAGGTGATGCTGATCACCGAATGTTCCATGGCCGACAATGTGGCCAGTGAAACGCCGGGAGTGGATTTTGTTCGCCCGTGCAATCTGTGCCCGCACATGAAAAAGATTACCTTGCCAAAAATCCTCGACAGCCTGCTCTATATGCAGGAAGAGGTCACGGTTGATCCTCTCGTTTCGGAAAAGGCCCGGCAGGC